The Peribacillus simplex genome contains a region encoding:
- a CDS encoding ABC transporter substrate-binding protein — MKKKKLAGAFLSLTLAAGVLAGCSGSGSSEKSSGDGDTIKIGVNLELSGGVASYGQSIAEGLELATAEINKEGIDGKKIKLIKVDNKSEASEATSGAIKLTSQDQVAAIVGAATSTNSIAQVQIAQDNKVPVISPSGTSPEITFSKDKLNDYIFRTSFIDPFQGTVAANFATKEIKAKSAAIYIDSASDYSKGLAAAFKEQFEKNGGKIVAEEAYIAKDTDFRSTLTRLKSAKPDFIFLPGYYEEAGLIVKQARETGLDVPFMGGDGWDSPKLVEIAGAKALNNTFITNHYSSGDPDEKIQNFVSAFKAKYKDKSPDAFNALGYDTGYFLADAIKRAGSADSEKIKEALEKTADLELVTGTFTLDEKHNPIKSATILEFKEGKQVFNTKINP; from the coding sequence ATGAAAAAGAAAAAGTTAGCAGGTGCATTCCTTTCTCTGACACTTGCAGCAGGAGTGCTGGCTGGTTGTTCCGGCTCTGGTTCATCAGAAAAATCAAGCGGGGATGGAGATACGATCAAGATTGGTGTCAACCTTGAATTATCTGGCGGCGTAGCCTCATATGGACAATCGATTGCAGAAGGCCTGGAGCTTGCAACTGCAGAAATCAATAAAGAAGGCATTGACGGTAAAAAAATCAAACTTATAAAAGTCGATAATAAATCTGAAGCGTCTGAGGCGACAAGCGGAGCGATCAAGCTGACATCACAAGATCAGGTTGCAGCGATTGTCGGTGCAGCGACAAGCACGAACTCGATTGCACAAGTACAGATTGCCCAAGATAATAAAGTGCCGGTCATCTCACCATCCGGTACAAGCCCTGAAATCACTTTCAGCAAGGATAAATTGAACGATTACATTTTCCGGACAAGCTTCATCGATCCGTTCCAAGGGACGGTAGCTGCGAATTTCGCCACTAAAGAAATCAAAGCGAAAAGTGCAGCCATCTATATTGACAGCGCAAGTGATTATTCAAAAGGGTTAGCCGCAGCCTTTAAAGAACAATTCGAAAAAAATGGCGGAAAGATCGTTGCTGAGGAAGCTTACATTGCGAAGGATACTGATTTCCGTTCCACATTGACTCGTTTGAAATCGGCAAAACCTGATTTCATTTTCCTTCCCGGTTACTATGAGGAAGCTGGTCTGATCGTGAAGCAGGCACGCGAAACTGGACTTGACGTACCATTCATGGGCGGCGACGGCTGGGATTCTCCTAAGCTTGTTGAAATTGCCGGTGCAAAAGCTCTAAATAACACGTTCATCACGAACCATTATTCTTCAGGTGACCCTGATGAGAAAATTCAGAATTTTGTGTCAGCATTCAAAGCGAAGTACAAAGATAAATCCCCGGATGCATTCAACGCGCTAGGATATGACACAGGATACTTCCTTGCAGACGCTATTAAACGTGCTGGTTCAGCGGATTCAGAAAAAATCAAGGAAGCGCTGGAAAAAACGGCGGACCTTGAGCTTGTAACGGGTACATTCACATTGGATGAAAAACATAATCCAATCAAATCTGCTACGATTCTTGAATTTAAAGAAGGAAAACAAGTATTCAACACAAAAATCAATCCTTAA
- a CDS encoding branched-chain amino acid ABC transporter permease yields the protein MELIQQLINGVSLGSIYALIALGYTMVYGIVKLINFAHGDVFMVGSFVGFYSITVLDLSFIPALLISMTVCALFGVLIERIAYKPLRNATRIAALITAIGVSLLIEYGFIYVRGAQPEAYPNDVLPTDKFDIFGVSINSQSVLIFGVAVVLMIILQIIVHKSKIGKAMRAVSFDADAAKLMGINVDNTISATFAIGSALAGAAGVIFGIYYIKIEPLMGVLPGLKAFVAAVLGGIGIIPGAMVGGLLLGVIEALVSAAGYSLWRDAVAFVVLILILIFMPQGLFGKNKKEKV from the coding sequence ATGGAATTGATACAACAGTTAATAAACGGGGTTTCACTAGGAAGTATTTATGCCCTTATCGCTCTCGGATATACGATGGTTTACGGGATTGTCAAATTGATAAACTTCGCACATGGCGATGTATTCATGGTCGGCTCATTCGTTGGGTTTTACTCGATAACGGTTCTGGATCTGTCATTCATTCCCGCCCTATTAATCTCGATGACGGTCTGTGCGCTGTTCGGGGTTTTGATCGAGCGTATCGCGTACAAGCCATTGCGTAACGCAACACGGATTGCTGCCCTTATCACTGCCATCGGTGTTTCCCTTTTGATCGAATACGGATTCATCTACGTCCGCGGTGCACAGCCGGAAGCTTATCCGAATGATGTATTGCCGACAGACAAGTTCGATATTTTTGGAGTTTCCATCAATAGTCAATCGGTTTTGATTTTTGGAGTGGCCGTAGTTCTAATGATCATCCTTCAAATCATCGTTCATAAATCAAAAATAGGAAAAGCGATGCGTGCCGTTTCCTTCGACGCGGATGCAGCCAAGCTGATGGGAATAAATGTCGATAATACGATTTCTGCCACCTTTGCAATCGGTTCCGCATTGGCTGGGGCAGCGGGCGTCATTTTCGGTATTTACTATATTAAGATCGAGCCGCTCATGGGTGTGCTACCGGGATTGAAGGCATTCGTTGCCGCCGTACTTGGAGGGATCGGGATTATACCGGGCGCTATGGTCGGTGGCCTATTGCTAGGTGTCATCGAAGCTTTGGTCAGCGCCGCCGGTTACTCATTATGGCGTGATGCTGTAGCCTTCGTCGTACTGATTCTTATCTTGATTTTCATGCCACAAGGCTTATTCGGTAAAAACAAAAAAGAAAAAGTATAG
- a CDS encoding S8 family serine peptidase, with amino-acid sequence MHKIIQVLLPVLLLFMILPIYQPDAASAEETPQSDGVIVKYKETEDEPINELIEKVEVPKGETTDNVIEELEEQKNVEYAEPNYLFKKMESPNDPAYIDQWHHKRLGTSAAWTKTMGSKELIVAIIDDGIDRNHEDLKGKIVNAYDTVKNRKHIVPKGAHGTHIAGIIAGSANNGIGGTGVAPNVKLMPINVFDGEYANTADIIEAIHYAVQQKANIINMSLGDTSYSEALNKAVQEAYKKGVLIVAAAGNEGDMGKNVQRVYPAAFSHVISVAATDSRDRRPSYSNYHSTVDIAAPGDDILSTLPYGRYGWMSGTSMATPMVAGVAALIWSNEPKLNKTEVEYRLYDSAVDLGAKGKDIYYGNGRVNAKKALEMKTLTKPAVTAISDKDTKINGKIPTDFKTGTVSIYTANKQLATVKINGEKTFTTTIAKQTAGTTISTRLIDQSGNKSIPVSFKVADKTAPARPSVNTVGDNTVKVTGKAEASSSVTVKTGSTVLGKANSNSAGNFTVTMSKKQKAGKVLSVTATDKAGNVSSIKTVTVADKTAPSKPTVNTVTTKTTKVTGKAEANSTVSIKASKKVIGSATATSKGTFSVKIPKQKAGQNLYTYAKDKAKNVSESRKTTVKK; translated from the coding sequence ATGCACAAAATTATTCAGGTTTTACTGCCGGTATTATTACTGTTCATGATTCTGCCAATCTACCAGCCGGATGCTGCTTCTGCAGAAGAGACACCGCAATCTGATGGTGTCATCGTCAAATATAAAGAGACGGAAGATGAGCCGATCAACGAGTTGATAGAGAAGGTGGAGGTTCCTAAAGGGGAAACGACCGACAACGTGATCGAGGAGCTTGAAGAACAGAAGAATGTGGAATATGCAGAACCAAACTATCTTTTCAAGAAGATGGAAAGCCCGAACGATCCAGCTTACATAGACCAATGGCATCATAAAAGGCTTGGTACGAGTGCAGCGTGGACAAAAACTATGGGGTCGAAGGAATTGATCGTGGCCATCATTGACGACGGCATCGATCGCAACCACGAAGATTTAAAAGGGAAGATCGTCAATGCCTATGATACGGTAAAAAATCGGAAGCATATCGTACCAAAAGGCGCGCATGGAACACATATCGCAGGCATCATTGCCGGTTCTGCGAACAACGGCATAGGCGGAACGGGTGTTGCCCCGAACGTTAAACTAATGCCGATCAACGTTTTTGATGGAGAGTATGCCAATACGGCTGATATCATTGAGGCGATACATTATGCCGTTCAGCAAAAGGCAAACATCATCAATATGAGTTTAGGAGACACCAGTTATTCGGAGGCCTTGAACAAGGCCGTCCAGGAAGCCTATAAAAAAGGGGTATTGATCGTCGCGGCTGCCGGGAATGAAGGGGATATGGGGAAAAATGTACAGCGTGTGTACCCAGCCGCATTCAGCCACGTCATTTCCGTTGCGGCCACTGACTCAAGGGACAGGCGTCCCAGTTATTCCAACTACCATTCAACAGTCGATATCGCGGCCCCTGGAGATGATATCCTCTCAACCTTGCCATATGGTAGATACGGCTGGATGAGCGGAACATCGATGGCCACGCCGATGGTGGCGGGTGTAGCGGCACTGATTTGGTCCAATGAGCCCAAACTCAACAAAACGGAGGTCGAATACCGCCTCTATGATTCAGCCGTGGACCTAGGTGCGAAAGGGAAAGACATATACTATGGAAACGGGCGGGTCAATGCCAAAAAAGCACTCGAGATGAAGACGCTGACCAAACCGGCCGTGACCGCGATATCCGATAAGGACACGAAGATCAATGGGAAAATCCCGACCGATTTTAAAACGGGGACGGTCTCCATTTATACCGCTAACAAACAACTCGCCACAGTGAAAATCAACGGCGAAAAAACGTTTACGACGACTATTGCAAAACAAACAGCCGGTACGACCATCTCTACGAGGCTAATCGATCAATCGGGAAATAAAAGTATACCCGTTTCATTTAAAGTGGCAGATAAAACGGCCCCTGCAAGACCGTCCGTAAATACGGTGGGTGACAATACCGTCAAAGTAACCGGCAAAGCGGAAGCAAGTTCTTCCGTCACTGTCAAAACTGGCAGTACGGTTCTAGGCAAAGCAAATTCCAACAGCGCAGGGAATTTCACCGTAACGATGTCAAAAAAACAAAAAGCCGGAAAAGTCCTATCCGTTACAGCAACAGATAAAGCAGGAAATGTTAGCTCGATCAAAACCGTGACCGTCGCAGACAAAACAGCTCCAAGTAAACCGACGGTCAACACAGTAACAACAAAAACGACAAAAGTAACAGGCAAAGCGGAAGCCAACTCCACGGTATCCATCAAAGCATCAAAAAAAGTGATCGGCTCTGCCACAGCAACGTCCAAAGGCACATTCTCGGTTAAAATCCCTAAGCAAAAAGCCGGGCAGAACCTATATACCTATGCCAAAGACAAAGCGAAAAATGTAAGCGAATCAAGAAAAACAACGGTTAAAAAGTGA
- a CDS encoding branched-chain amino acid ABC transporter permease: protein MTTIKRAKGFWLSISLSLIFFAVVQVLIGGGSLNPFYQNTLMFIGINIILAASLHLIIGITGQFSIGHAGFLAVGAYASAVMTMKLEMPFYAALIVGGLASALAGLIIGIPSLRLKGDYLAIATLGFGEIVRIMLLNIDYVGGASGMQVSHLTTWPWVFASVIVTIIVIRNFTSSTHGRACISIREDETAADSMGINTTYYKVVAFAIGAFFAGIAGGLYAHNFYIIQPSNFGFLKSFDILILVVLGGLGSLSGAVLAAILLTVVTTFLQDYPETRMIIYSLVLIVMMLYRPQGLMGTKELTSMFKRKGGSSHEKNKNTAA, encoded by the coding sequence ATGACTACAATTAAGCGAGCAAAAGGTTTTTGGCTCTCGATTTCACTATCATTGATCTTTTTCGCCGTAGTTCAAGTGTTAATCGGCGGCGGATCGCTAAATCCTTTTTATCAAAATACGCTCATGTTCATCGGGATCAATATCATTCTGGCAGCGAGCCTGCACTTGATCATCGGGATAACCGGCCAGTTCTCCATCGGACATGCCGGATTCCTGGCCGTCGGTGCCTATGCTTCGGCCGTAATGACGATGAAGCTGGAAATGCCATTTTATGCGGCATTGATAGTCGGCGGTTTGGCGTCAGCGTTGGCTGGCTTGATCATCGGAATTCCAAGCTTACGCTTAAAAGGTGACTACCTGGCGATTGCGACCCTCGGTTTTGGGGAAATAGTCCGGATCATGCTTTTGAATATCGATTATGTCGGCGGGGCGAGCGGCATGCAGGTTTCCCATTTGACCACTTGGCCGTGGGTATTCGCTTCCGTCATCGTTACGATCATCGTCATCCGGAACTTTACTAGCTCGACCCATGGCAGGGCCTGCATATCGATCCGCGAGGACGAGACGGCTGCCGATTCGATGGGGATCAACACGACGTATTACAAAGTTGTCGCGTTTGCGATCGGTGCTTTTTTTGCCGGTATTGCCGGAGGGCTTTACGCTCATAACTTCTATATCATCCAGCCATCGAATTTCGGATTCCTGAAATCATTCGATATTTTGATCCTAGTGGTACTTGGCGGTCTTGGAAGTCTTTCCGGTGCCGTATTGGCCGCGATATTACTGACGGTAGTCACGACTTTCCTTCAGGATTATCCGGAAACGCGCATGATCATCTACAGCCTTGTCCTTATCGTGATGATGCTCTATCGTCCACAAGGTTTAATGGGGACAAAAGAATTAACATCCATGTTCAAACGTAAAGGAGGAAGCAGCCATGAAAAAAATAAAAACACCGCTGCTTAA
- a CDS encoding ABC transporter ATP-binding protein, producing the protein MKKIKTPLLKVDSVGIQFGGLKAVSDVNVELYPGELIGLIGPNGAGKTTFFNLLTGVYVPTEGTISLEGENLRKLPPYKITQKGISRTFQNIRLFSELSVIDNVKVAYHSLSKHGILSSILRMPIHFKGEKEMDEKAIEFLKIFNLDQYKDEKAKNLPYGKQRRLEIARALAANPKLLLLDEPAAGMNPQETHELMNLIALIREKFDLTVLLIEHDMPLVMGVCERIYVLDHGQLIAQGKPEEIRNNPKVIEAYLGEEVS; encoded by the coding sequence ATGAAAAAAATAAAAACACCGCTGCTTAAAGTTGATTCAGTCGGCATCCAGTTCGGAGGGCTTAAAGCCGTTTCTGATGTTAACGTCGAGTTATATCCAGGAGAACTGATTGGCTTGATCGGGCCGAACGGCGCTGGAAAAACAACTTTCTTTAATTTGCTGACAGGAGTTTACGTCCCGACGGAGGGCACCATTTCTTTGGAAGGTGAGAACTTAAGAAAACTGCCTCCATATAAAATCACGCAAAAAGGGATCAGCCGGACATTCCAGAACATTCGCTTATTCAGTGAACTATCCGTGATCGATAATGTTAAAGTGGCCTATCATTCGCTTTCGAAACATGGCATCTTAAGTTCGATCTTACGCATGCCGATCCATTTTAAAGGCGAAAAGGAAATGGATGAAAAGGCGATCGAGTTCCTGAAGATCTTCAACCTTGATCAATATAAGGATGAAAAGGCAAAGAACCTGCCATATGGTAAACAAAGACGTTTGGAAATCGCCCGCGCACTTGCAGCCAACCCGAAACTGCTTTTGCTGGATGAACCGGCTGCGGGGATGAATCCCCAGGAAACGCACGAACTCATGAACCTGATTGCCCTCATCCGTGAGAAATTCGATTTGACCGTATTATTGATAGAGCATGATATGCCCCTCGTCATGGGTGTTTGCGAACGCATATACGTACTCGATCACGGACAACTGATCGCTCAAGGAAAGCCAGAGGAAATCCGTAACAATCCAAAAGTCATCGAGGCCTATCTGGGCGAGGAGGTTTCATAA
- a CDS encoding ABC transporter ATP-binding protein — MLKIEDINVYYGNIQALKGVSLSINEGEIVTLIGANGAGKSTMLKSISGLLKPKQGKIIYEGQSIGGKAAQSIVKMGISHVPEGRRVFANMTVEENLQLGAYLRKDKAGIKQDMEKVYELFPRLLERLKQQSGTLSGGEQQMLAMGRALMAKPRLLLLDEPSMGLAPLLVKQIFNIIEEINKTGTTILLVEQNANLALSIADRAYVVETGRIVLSGKSEELTASEEIKNAYLGGH; from the coding sequence ATGTTAAAAATCGAGGACATCAACGTCTATTATGGAAACATTCAAGCCTTGAAAGGTGTCTCGCTTTCTATTAACGAAGGCGAAATCGTGACCCTTATCGGGGCGAACGGTGCCGGGAAAAGCACGATGCTGAAAAGCATTTCCGGCCTATTAAAACCAAAACAAGGGAAGATCATCTACGAAGGGCAATCCATCGGCGGAAAGGCAGCACAATCCATCGTGAAAATGGGCATCTCCCATGTCCCTGAAGGCCGGCGTGTCTTTGCTAACATGACGGTTGAAGAAAACCTTCAGCTTGGTGCTTATTTACGCAAAGATAAGGCAGGCATCAAGCAGGATATGGAGAAAGTCTATGAATTATTCCCGCGTTTGCTAGAGCGCCTGAAACAGCAATCCGGAACCCTTTCCGGAGGGGAACAGCAAATGCTCGCAATGGGCAGGGCCCTCATGGCCAAGCCACGGCTCCTGTTATTGGACGAGCCATCGATGGGACTCGCGCCATTATTGGTGAAGCAAATCTTTAACATCATCGAAGAAATCAACAAAACAGGTACCACGATCCTGCTGGTCGAACAAAATGCCAACTTAGCACTATCCATCGCGGACAGAGCCTATGTTGTCGAAACCGGCCGAATTGTCCTATCGGGCAAATCAGAGGAACTGACCGCAAGCGAAGAAATCAAGAATGCCTATTTAGGTGGACATTAA